A genomic region of Zea mays cultivar B73 chromosome 6, Zm-B73-REFERENCE-NAM-5.0, whole genome shotgun sequence contains the following coding sequences:
- the LOC103629909 gene encoding pentatricopeptide repeat-containing protein At2g22410, mitochondrial, with protein sequence MPSPPTMPSPPTLAPPSPRPAWNTNCNLVVTHPLLSVLESCASFRRLLQLQALLTVSGLASNRFPASRLLAFCALSDPPRLAHAAAVLAQCTEGPNAYMLATMMRGFLRAGKPTHALTLFRRVLRDRLAVDARTIVFAVKAAATSSSPTEAIHCVAFKRGFIGQSVLAGNALVHMYTSSMLLPDARKLFDEMADRDVVSWTTLIDGYARGGLPDEAWRVFCRMVVAESVWPNEVTLVAAASAAGQMGLLGLGRTVHQCIVESGGRMSVNLENALVDMFGKCGCVAAAKEVFDGMPIKDVYSWTSMVSAYAKCGDLENAAKLFKEIPNRNVVSWSCMVAAYSHANMPDEAIRIFNDMIAAGVEPIDATLVSVLSACAQLCSLDVGTWLYDTYIVSHKVELTPNLSNAFIDMFAKCGDVGAASRLFSNMEDKNVVSWNTMIMAHGLHGQPEEALHLFQEFKGNGILPDEATYIGVLSACSHGGLVSEGRCHFKEMKIVYGIEPRAEHYACMIDLLGKVGLLQEAFEVARSMPVGADEAGWGALLNACRMHGNVEIGKCAADKLAGLDPSDSGIYVLMSQIYASKSKWGQVKMLRTVMRDRRVKKNPGCSSIEVDGKCHEFLVADVSHVHSEDIYAALGNIYLHSKAEE encoded by the exons ATGCCGTCGCCACCGACGATGCCGTCGCCACCGACATTGGCTCCTCCCTCCCCGCGTCCGGCGTGGAACACGAACTGCAACCTTGTGGTGACCCACCCTCTGCTATCCGTCCTCGAGTCATGCGCCTCCTTCCGCCGCCTCCTTCAGCTCCAGGCACTGCTCACCGTCTCCGGCCTCGCCTCCAACCGCTTCCCAGCCTCCCGCCTTCTTGCCTTCTGCGCGCTTTCCGACCCGCCGCGCCTCGCCCACGCTGCCGCCGTCCTCGCTCAATGCACAGAGGGGCCCAATGCATACATGCTCGCCACCATGATGCGCGGCTTCCTCCGCGCCGGAAAGCCAACCCACGCACTCACCCTCTTCCGCCGAGTGCTCCGCGATCGCCTCGCCGTCGACGCGCGCACCATCGTCTTCGCAGTTAAAGCCGCCGCCACTTCCTCCTCCCCTACGGAGGCCATCCATTGCGTTGCCTTCAAGCGAGGATTTATTGGGCAGAGCGTGCTCGCGGGGAACGCGCTGGTGCACATGTACACTAGCAGCATGTTATTACCCGACGCGCGGAAGCTGTTCGACGAAATGGCTGACAGGGACGTGGTCTCGTGGACAACGCTGATTGACGGATACGCGCGAGGTGGCTTGCCCGATGAGGCCTGGCGAGTATTCTGCCGGATGGTGGTTGCTGAGAGTGTGTGGCCGAACGAGGTTACTCTGGTCGCAGCAGCCTCGGCAGCTGGGCAAATGGGGCTACTTGGGTTGGGGAGGACAGTGCATCAGTGTATCGTGGAGAGTGGTGGACGCATGAGCGTTAACTTGGAGAATGCGCTCGTCGATATGTTTGGAAAGTGTGGGTGTGTGGCCGCAGCGAAGGAAGTTTTTGATGGGATGCCCATCAAGGATGTATACTCTTGGACGAGCATGGTCAGTGCTTATGCCAAGTGTGGTGATTTGGAGAATGCAGCGAAGCTTTTCAAGGAAATTCCTAATAGGAATGTGGTTTCTTGGAGTTGCATGGTCGCAGCTTATTCACATGCAAATATGCCAGATGAAGCCATTAGGATATTCAATGACATGATTGCAGCAGGTGTGGAGCCGATTGATGCTACACTTGTGAGTGTTCTGTCAGCATGCGCTCAGCTGTGTTCTTTGGATGTTGGTACATGGTTATATGACACTTACATTGTCAGTCATAAGGTTGAGCTTACACCGAATCTAAGCAATGCATTCATTGATATGTTTGCAAAATGTGGAGATGTCGGTGCAGCATCAAGGTTATTTAGCAATATGGAGGACAAGAATGTAGTAAGTTGGAACACAATGATCATGGCACATGGTTTGCATGGTCAGCCTGAAGAAGCCCTTCATCTCTTTCAAGAATTCAAAGGAAACGGTATTTTGCCTGATGAGGCCACATATATTGGGGTACTTTCTGCGTGCAGTCATGGTGGTTTAGTATCAGAAGGACGGTGCCATTTCAAAGAGATGAAGATAGTTTATGGGATTGAACCCAGGGCCGAACATTATGCATGCATGATTGACCTTTTGGGTAAAGTTGGGCTTCTTCAAGAGGCGTTTGAAGTTGCAAGGAGTATGCCAGTAGGAGCTGACGAGGCTGGTTGGGGTGCTCTTTTAAATGCTTGCAGAATGCATGGTAATGTAGAGATTGGCAAATGTGCAGCGGATAAGCTAGCAGGGCTGGATCCTTCAGACAGTGGAATCTATGTACTTATGAGTCAAATATATGCAAGTAAAAGTAAATGGGGCCAGGTAAAGATGCTGAGAACAGTGATGAGAGATAGAAGAGTAAAGAAGAATCCTGGATGTAGTTCTATCGAAGTTGATGGGAAATGTCATGAGTTTTTGGTGGCAGATGTTTCGCATGTTCACTCAGAAGATATATATGCTGCACTGGGGAATATTTACCTTCATTCAAAGGCAGAAG AATGA